AGGCAGGCATTGGTGGCGATGCGATACAGCCACGTGCGCAGCCCCGCCCGGCTGCCGTCGTAGCTGTCGCGGGCCCGCCACGCCCGCAGCAGCGTCTCCTGGACCAGATCCTCGGCGTCCTGCACCGACCCGAGCATGCGATAGCAATGCGCGAGCAACTCGCGCCGGTACCGGTCGGTGCGGGCGGCGAAATCCGCCTCCGTATCGATTCCCGTGTCGACTCCCGGCATGGTCTCAGCTCCTCGAAAACGGTCCTGACGACGTTTGTACACCGCGACCGATGAATCCGGCACGCCCCGCCGGTAGGTACTCGCGAGCCGCATCCGCGGCCGTCATCCGAGGAGGAATCATGTCCGACACCGCCGTACAGACCGACCGCGACGCCGTGCTCGCCGTCCTGGACAGCGTCTACACCGCCTGGCTCGCCAACGACGCCGACGCCTTCGTCACCCACTACGACCCGGACGCCACCTCGGTGCAGCCCGGCATCTTCAGCCACGGACGCGAGGCCGTGCGCACCCGCTTGGCCGCGAGTTTCCAAGGCCCCCTGCGCGGTTCGCGCGTGATCGACAATCCGGAGCTGGTCCGCTTCCCGACCCCCGACACCGCCGTCGTGACCAGCCACGCCGCCATCGTCATGGCCGGCGAGACCGAACCGCCCGCCGACCGCTGGGTCCGCTCCACCTGGGTCATCGTCCGCCGCGACGGCCGCTGGCTGCTCACCGCCTTCCACACCTGCCCGGCCTGACCATGGCCTGTCAGCGCGGGATTCGCCTGGATTCCCGCGCTGCCGCGTCACCCCTAGGCTGTGATCATGGTGACGAGTCGGGGTGTGCTGGTGACGGGGGCTTCACGCGGGATCGGGCGGGCGATCGCGACGGCATTCGCGGCGGCCGGCGACCGGGTGGCGGTGCACTACTCGTCGCGACGCGAGGAAGCCGAACGGACCCTGCGCGGTCTGCCCGGGGACGGGCACGTGCTGATCGGCGCCGACGTCTCCGATCCGGCCGCGGCCGCGCGGCTCGTCGACGAGGCGGTCGACCGTCTGGGTACCGTGCACGTGCTGGTGAACAATGCCGCGATCAACCTGCCCCATCCGCTGCCGTCGACGGATTACCTGGAATGGCAACGGGTTTGGCGGCAGACGGTCGAGGTGAACCTGCTGGGCACCGCGAACGTCTCCTACCGGGCCGCGCGGCACATGATCGACAACGGGGTGCCCGGCCGCATCGTGAACATCGGTTCGCGCGGGGCCTCGCGAGGTGAGCCGGACCATCCCGCCTACGGAGCGACCAAGGCCGCGGTGCAGGCGCTGGGGCAGTCGCTCGCGGTGTCGTTGGCCCCCTTCGGAATCGGGGTGGCCTCGGTCGCTCCCGGTTTCATCGCCACCGAACGGGTGGCCGAGCGCGTCACCGAGGCCGTCCGGGCGCAGAGCCCGTTCGGGCGGGTCGGCGAACCGGCCGAGATCGCGGCCGCCGTCCTGTATCTGGCGTCGCCGCAAGCCGTCTGGAGTTCCGGGGCGGTGCTGGACGTGAACGGCGCGTCCTACCTGCACTGAACCCGGCCTGCACAGAACCCGGCCTGGGAACGCGCGAGCCCCCTCGGCGAAACCGAGGGGGCCCGAACGAGATTCGGTGCGCGACCGGCTACGGCACGACCTCGACCATATCGCCGGGGTTGAGGTAGTTGAAGAACTCGCGCGCGCCGTCCGGTGTCATCCGGATGCAGCCGTGGGACTTCTTGTCCACCGGGCCGATGTGGAAGGCGATGTCGCCGTTGAAGAACACCGCGTACTCCATCGGAGCGTTGTGCATGGTGCTCCAGTGGAACGGCTTCTTGAACGACACGTGGAACACGCCCGGCGGAGTCTCGAAACCGGGCATACCGTGCGAAATCGGGGTGGGGCCGAAGACGACCTTGCCGTTGTCCATCAGCCACGCCTCATTGGTGCTGAGCTTCAGGCAGGCGCGGGCGCCCGCCGTCGCGCACGGCGCGTTGACATCGCTGGGCGCGATGCCGGGAACGATGGCCGGGACGCCGGGAACATCCGGGCCGCCGGGCCACAATGGTTCGGCTTGCGCGGGCACCGCCGCGACTCCCGCGACCGCGATACCGGCGAAAACCGCCGACCGCGCCGCCAAGCCGAGGGAACTTCTGCTCATCATCGAGTCTCGACCCTCTCCTAGCCGTTGGAACGAGCTTGCCTAGCCGTTGGAACGAGCTTGTCTAGCGGGTGGAACAAGCGTGGAGCGGTGGAACGAGCACGGAACCACTGGGTACCGGAGATCATTCTGACTGGTGCGAATCGAGATTCGCGGGATAAAACGCGACACGCCCTTACGTTCGTGCGGGCGCGCCGTGATCACCGCGCGGCCGGGCGCGGCGAATCACCGAACCGGCGGCAGCGTGCGGCCATTGGGATCCACACCGGTCGGCATGTCCGCGCCGTTGTTGGGCACATCCGGGCGCGGCGCGTTCGCCGACCCGCGAATCTGCTGGTCGGCGGGCGGATTGTCGCAGTAGTTCCAACGCCCGAAGGTCGCCTCAGACGCCACGAACGGCGGGATCGGCCGGCTCGAATACGTGCACCACGGCCGCGGCCAGGCATCGGCGATGGTGTAGAACTCGCCGTCGTGCGCCGGCACGCCCATCGCGCTGGTGCCGACCACCAGGGCTGGAAACAGCGCCCGCAGCGCGGGCAGTCGCAGGAGCGCGGCCCGCACGATGGCGTTCATCGTGTTGGCCAGCCGCTCGAGCGGGTCCATGTCCCGGTCGAGAATGCTGTCGGCGACGGCGATCTGCCCGGGCGCGTCGTCGAGCAGCCGCCGCAGTTCGGTCTCGGCCACCGCGGCCTGATCGACCAGTACCCGCGAATTGCGGGTCAGCGTGCCCAGATCCGGTTGGGCGTGCGAGGTGGTGCCCGCGATGACGCGCAGGTTCTGGATGAGGCTCACCGTCTGCGGCAGCCGGTTGTCCAATCCGGTGGTGGCCACGCTCAATCCGTCGATGAGACCCTTCAGCTGATCGGGCCCGCCGCTGAGCGCGGTGTTCAGGTTGTCGAGGATCACCGCGTATTTGTCCGGATCGATCTGGGCGATCAGCTCGTTGCTGTTGGTCAGCGTCTCCCAGATCGGGGTGGGCGTGCTGATGTGACCGGGGTCGAAGCGGATCACCTGCCCGTCGCGCAGGTACGGCGCGCTGTCGGTGTGCGGCCGGAAGTCGAGGTACTGCTCACCCGCGCCCGAGAGCGCACCGACGTGGATGTCGGTGTCGGCAGGAATGCGGTAGCGGTCTTCGATTTCCGCTCGCGCGGCCACGCCGGCCCCGCCGTCGATGAGTTCGATACTCGTGATCGACCCCACCCGGTACCCACGCCAGGTGACGTCGTTACCGGACTGCAAACCGCCCGACCGATCCAATTGCACGGTCACCGCGTAGGTGCTGCCCGGTCGGCGCACCCGGGCGATATCGAAGGCCAGATATCCCGCGCCGATCAAAAGAAGCACTACCAGAGCCAGATTCCCCACCAAGGTCTTGCGCCCGCGCAGCACGTTCACACGCCCGCCTCCACCGCTGATCACAGCCATTAGGTTCGATACACAGCAAACATCAGGCGAAACTGCGCGCTATCTAACCACATTCACGCCGTGATCCGGCGCCATCGGCCCGGCCTTGCCATTGACCGAAAGGTAATTTACCGTCGAGTCAATTCGCCGGAGCCTGATGGAGCAGACGTGACACGATCGTGGTGGGGATGGGGCACTGTCGAGGACGCGGTCACCGGCGCCGAGCGCGCCGCGTTGACCCGCCGCATCGCCGAGTTGATGCCCGAGGCCGATCTGACGGTGCACGAGCCGCCCGCCCTCGCCGATCTCGCGATCCCCGCCTCCCGGATCGAGGCGCCGAAAGCGTTGGCGGACTTGGCATCCGGTGACCTCGCCGATCGGGTCGCGCACGGGCACGGGCAGGCGTTCCGGGATGTGGTGCGGGCCCTGCTGGGCCGGATCGCGCACGTGCCGGATCTGGTGGTGCGCCCGCGCACGGAAGGCGAGGTGATCGACATCCTGGACTGGTGCGCGGACGCGGGGATCGCGGTGATCCCGTTCGGCGGCGGCACTTCCGTGGTCGGCGGCGTCGAACCGCGGGGCGTGGACGACTATCCGGGCGTGGTGTCGCTGGATCTGGGCGGGCTGAACCGGGTGCTGGAGGTCGACCGGGTGAGCCGGGCGGCCCGCATCCAGGCGGGCATGCTGGGTCCCGCGCTGGAACAGGGCCTGCGCCCACATGGGTTGACGCTGCGGCATTTTCCGCAGTCGTTCGAGTTCTCGACCCTCGGCGGCTGGCTGGCGACCCGCGCCGGCGGGCACTACGCGACCGTCTACACCCACATCGACGACATGGTCGAATCGCTGCGCGTGGTGACGCCGGTCGGGATCAGCCAGTCGCGCCGGCTGCCCGGTTCCGGCGCGGGCCCCTCACCCGACCGCATGTTCCTGGGATCGGAGGGAATTCTCGGCGTGATCACCGAGGCGTGGCTGCGGGTGCAGGAGCGCCCGCGCTGGCGGGCCGGGGCCTCGGTGTTGTTCGCCGACTACACCGCCGCGGTCACCGCCACCCGCACCATCGCCCAGGCGGGACTGTTCCCCGCCAACTGCCGGCTGCTGGATCCGGTGGAGGCGTTCCTCAACGCGGGCACCGCGAGCGCGGGCGGAGTGCTGGTGCTGGGGTTCGAGTCCGCGGATCATCCGGTGGACGAGGCGATGTCGCGGGCGCTGCGGATCTGCCGCGATCACGGCGGCACGGTGCCCGACGGTGTGCGCGCCACCGACGCCGAGCACGAGGCGGGCAACGCGGCGGCGGGCGCGGCCGACACCTGGCGGTCCTCGTTCCTTCGCATGCCGTATCAGCGCGATGCGCTGGCCGCCCAGTCGATGATCGTGGAAACCTTCGAAACCGCTTGCACCTGGGACCGTTTCGACGAGTTGCGCGCCGCCGTGCAGGCGGCGGCCACGGCGGCCTTCGCGACGCTTCGGGTGACCGGAGTGGTCAGCTGCCGCTTCACCCACGTGTATCCCGACGGTCCCGCACCCTATTTCGGGATCTACGCGGCCGGGACCTGGGGCCGCACCGTCGAGCAGTGGGATGAGATCAAAGCCGCCGTGTCGCAAGCCCTTTCGGACGCCGGTGGCACGATCACCCATCATCACGCGGTCGGCCGCGACCACCGGCCCTGGTACGACCGCCAGCGCCCGGAGCCGTTCGCGGTCGCGCTGCGCGCCGCCAAGGCCGCACTCGACCCGGCGGGCATCCTCAACCCCGGTGTCCTGCTCGCCCCCGCCGCCCGATGAGCCCCGCCGGAACCAAGGGCGTCCCGCGCGAGCGCCGCGTACAGCAGATCCTCGACCTGGCCACCGCCGAATTCGGCCGCCGCGGCTACGCCAACGCCTCGATCGCCGAGATCGCCGCCGCCGCCGGAGTGTCGAAACCGTTGATCTACACCTACTTCGGCTCCCGCGACGGCCTGCACGCCGCCTGCGTCCACCACGCCGGCGAACGCTTGGTCACCGCCGTCGCCGCCGCCCAATCGATCCCCGGCGCCTCCGACAAGGCCCTGGCCACCCTCACCGCCATCTTCACCGCCCTGGACGGCCGCACCCACACCTGGCACCTCCTCTACGACCCCACCCTGCCCCGCCCCAGCACAGCCTTCGACACCGCCCGCCACTACCAGAACGCCTTGAACGCCATGGGTTCCGAGGGCGTCACCCAAGTCCTCACCCAAGCCGGCCTCACCACCCCCGCCGACCACTCCCTGGCCCTGTCCCTCTGGTTCAGCATCGTCTCCACCACCATCACCTGGTGGACCGACCACCCCGAACACACCCCCCACGACATGACCACCCGCTGCACCCGAATCTTCACCGCCCTCCGCCAACCCCCCAGCACCCCCGCTTAACCAGGCCCGCCAAGCAGACCCAGCTGTGCTGCGCGCACCCCGACCTGAAACCGGCTCCGCACTCCGAGCCGCATCATCGACTCGGCGAGCTGTCGCCGATACGTCCGCACCGAGACACCGACCCGCCGTGCCGCGACCTCGTCGACCAGCCCGAGATTCAGAGCGTCGAGGATCGCGCGATCCCTCTCACCGATCGCGACGGCGTCCCCACACAGCTGTCCCGTCCAACCGTGTCCCGCCTGCCAACTCAGCAGCGCGAATTGATGCAGAGCCCGCAGCAGCGCCGGTTCCCGCACCAAATACGCGTACGGCCGATCCGCGCCCGCCCCACTCCACAGCACCGCCGCGGCGCGATCGATGATGAGTGCATTCGGAAAATCGCTGTCGGACACCCGAATCCGGGCACCGCGCGCCGAATACCGCAGTAGCGGCCGGCGATCCCGCAGCTCCAGGTATCCCGGCGAATACAGCAGTCGCACCTCGGTGCCCGCGGTCAGCAGATCGTCGACGACTACCTGCCCCAGCCGCGGATGATCGCGCGACCGCGCCGGATTGCCGACCGCCACCACCGCCTCGCGGCGGGCGCGCCGCAGCAGCCGGCGCACATCCCGATCCCACTGCCCATCCTGGCTGAACCGGACGATCCCGGCCGGATCGCCGGTGTGCCTGTGCTCCATCACTTCCCCGATCCTGATATCGGCCCGGCCACGCACGGTGGTTGTGGCAGCTTGCTGCCAGCGGCGCGGACCGGGCCTCGCCGATTCCTAGATTCGGCTCATGCACATCAGTTTTAACGAAGGCCAGCACCGATTGCGCAAGCGGCTACGCGCGTATTTCGCCGATCTGGTCACTCCCGAGGTTCGCGATGGTCTGCGCGCCGGCCCCGGCGGCGAACATGGCGACGGCCGCGTCTACAAGGAGGTGGTGCGTCAACTGGGCCGAGACGGCTGGCTGGTGCTGGGCTGGCCCGAAGAGCATGGCGGACAAGGGCGCTCCATGCTCGACCAGCTGATCTTCCTGGACGAGGCCGCCGCGGCGGGCGTGCCGCTGCCGTACCTCACCGTCAACACGGTCGGACCGACCATCAGGCGGTACGGCACGCCCGCCCAGCGCGAGTTCTTTCTGCCGCGTATCGCGCGCGGCGAATTGCATTTCTCCATCGGCTATTCCGAGCCGAGCGCGGGCACCGACCTGGCCGCTCTGCGCACCCGCGCCGTCCGCGACGGCGACGACTATCTCGTCAACGGCGAGAAGATGTGGACCAGCCTCATCGAGTACGCCGACTACATCTGGCTGGCGGCGCGCACCGACCCCACGGCCGGCAAGCACGCGGGCCTGTCGATCCTCATCGTCCCGACGTCGGCGCCGGGGTTCTCCTGGACCAAGGTCCACACCATGGCCGGGGTCGGCACCAGCGCCACCTACTACTCCGACGTGCGGGTGCCCGCCACCGCTCTGGTGGGTGCGGAGAATCAAGGCTGGTCACTGATCACCAACCAGCTCAATCACGAACGGGTGGCGCTGGCCTCGGCCGCACCGCTGCGCGAATCGCTGCGGCAGGTTACCGCGTGGGCGCGGGGGACCGTCCAACCCGACGGCTCCCGGGTCATGGACGCCGAATGGGTCCGCCTGCATCTGGCGCGCGTCCACGCGCACGCCGAGTACCTGAAGCTGCGCAACTGGCGCACCGCGTGGGCCGCCGACCGCGGTGAGCTCGGCCCCGCGGACGCCTCCGCCACCAAGGTCTTCGGCACCGAGTTCGCCACCGAGGGCTATCGACTGCTGATGGAGGTGCTGGGCGCCGAATCGGTGATCCGCACCGACTCACCCGGCGCGCTGCTGCACGGCCGCATCGAACGCCTGCATCGCGCCGCCCTGATTCTGACTTTCGGCGGCGGCGTCAACGAGGTCCAGCGCGACATCATCGCCAAGACCGCCCTCGGCCTGCCGGTCACCCGCTGAAGACAGGAGTAGCGCAATGGATTTCGAAGACACCGAAGCACAGCGGGAACTCGCCGGGCTTGCCCGCGACCTGCTTGGCGACTGGGCGCGACAGCATCCCGAGCCCGAGGACAGCGGGTTCGATCCCACGCTGTGGCGACGCATGGCGGGCGCCGGGCTGCTGGAGGCCGCTCTCCCTGACGGTGTGGGAGGCGGTGGTTATGGACTGCTCGAGCAATGTGCCCTGCTGGTCGAGATCGGTCGAACTCTCGCTCCCGCACCGTATTCCGGGAGCATCGCTGTCGGCGCGGCGACCCTTGCCGAATTCGGTGACGACGAGCTCGTCGCGCGCTGGGTATCGCCGCTGTTGAGCGGGGAGGCCACGCTCGCCCCGGCGCTGGCCCGTGAGTTCGTGGCCTTCGAGGCCGATCGAACCGCCGAGGGTTGGCGGATCAGCGGGGCGCAATCCGCTGTCGCGGACGCCGCTTTCGCCGATGGGTTTCTGGTGGAGGCCCGGTGCGGAGCGAATTCCGTTCTGCTGCTGATAGGTCGGGAGACGGCAGGGCTGACTGTTACCGCCCAGCACGTGGTCGACGGCACCGATGCGGCGTTGCTCGAGCTGCGAGACGTCTCGGTGCCTGCCGCGAACGCGCTCACCACGCCTGGGGCAGCCGCCTTCGCGGCCCGTCGCGCCACCCTCGCAGTCTGTGCCCGACAGCTCGGTATCCTCGCCCGTGCTCTGGAAATGACGTGCGAATACGCCTGCACCAGAACGCAGTTCGGCAAGCCGATCGGGTCGTTCCAGGCTGTGCGTCAGCGGCTTGCCGACGCCTATATCGACGTCGAGGGGGTGCGTCTGACGCTTTGGCAGGCGGCCTGGCGTGAAGCGCACGGACTCGCGGCGGATTTGGAGATTGCGGTCGCGAAATTCTGGGCGGCACAGGCGGGGCACCGGGTGGCGCATACCGGGGTGCATGTGCATGCCAGTACTGGGATCTATCTGGACTATCCGATGCAGCGGTATTTCACTGCCGCCAAGCGGGCGGAGTTCGAGTCGGGTGCGGCGACGGCTCAGTTGCTGCGCGTTGGGATGGGGCTTGATTCGGGTGTCGACGAGAGGGGGGACGCGGCGTAGGGGGCCGGAGATACCGTCGCCGGGCGGGCGACGGCTTCCGGATCCGCTCGGCCGGGTGCACACCCCTCGCACGCACTCGGCCTTTCACGCGCACGGCCCGGGGGTTGCAGCCCCGGGGCGTGCGCGTGGGGTGAGGATTTCATGCGGCGATAAAAAGCGAATAAACGTTCTCTATTGGTTGGTGGGGCCGGGGGCGAAGAGGGTGGAGAGGGTGGGGGCGGGGAGGCCGGCGCGGCGGAAGATTTCGGCGGCGTCGGCGTGCTCGCGGGCGGCGGCGTCGAGTTGGCCGCGGGCGGCGCGGGCGGTGGCTCGCAGGGACAGGGCGCGTGCGCGGTCGAGGGGGTCGGCGGCCTTGCTCAGCAGGCGCAGGGCCTGGGTGGCCTCGGTTTCGGCGGCGGCGTGGTCCTCGGCGCGCAGGTGGATC
This sequence is a window from Nocardia yunnanensis. Protein-coding genes within it:
- a CDS encoding SgcJ/EcaC family oxidoreductase; amino-acid sequence: MSDTAVQTDRDAVLAVLDSVYTAWLANDADAFVTHYDPDATSVQPGIFSHGREAVRTRLAASFQGPLRGSRVIDNPELVRFPTPDTAVVTSHAAIVMAGETEPPADRWVRSTWVIVRRDGRWLLTAFHTCPA
- a CDS encoding SDR family NAD(P)-dependent oxidoreductase, with the translated sequence MVTSRGVLVTGASRGIGRAIATAFAAAGDRVAVHYSSRREEAERTLRGLPGDGHVLIGADVSDPAAAARLVDEAVDRLGTVHVLVNNAAINLPHPLPSTDYLEWQRVWRQTVEVNLLGTANVSYRAARHMIDNGVPGRIVNIGSRGASRGEPDHPAYGATKAAVQALGQSLAVSLAPFGIGVASVAPGFIATERVAERVTEAVRAQSPFGRVGEPAEIAAAVLYLASPQAVWSSGAVLDVNGASYLH
- a CDS encoding L,D-transpeptidase gives rise to the protein MMSRSSLGLAARSAVFAGIAVAGVAAVPAQAEPLWPGGPDVPGVPAIVPGIAPSDVNAPCATAGARACLKLSTNEAWLMDNGKVVFGPTPISHGMPGFETPPGVFHVSFKKPFHWSTMHNAPMEYAVFFNGDIAFHIGPVDKKSHGCIRMTPDGAREFFNYLNPGDMVEVVP
- a CDS encoding MlaD family protein, with protein sequence MISGGGGRVNVLRGRKTLVGNLALVVLLLIGAGYLAFDIARVRRPGSTYAVTVQLDRSGGLQSGNDVTWRGYRVGSITSIELIDGGAGVAARAEIEDRYRIPADTDIHVGALSGAGEQYLDFRPHTDSAPYLRDGQVIRFDPGHISTPTPIWETLTNSNELIAQIDPDKYAVILDNLNTALSGGPDQLKGLIDGLSVATTGLDNRLPQTVSLIQNLRVIAGTTSHAQPDLGTLTRNSRVLVDQAAVAETELRRLLDDAPGQIAVADSILDRDMDPLERLANTMNAIVRAALLRLPALRALFPALVVGTSAMGVPAHDGEFYTIADAWPRPWCTYSSRPIPPFVASEATFGRWNYCDNPPADQQIRGSANAPRPDVPNNGADMPTGVDPNGRTLPPVR
- a CDS encoding FAD-binding oxidoreductase; this encodes MTRSWWGWGTVEDAVTGAERAALTRRIAELMPEADLTVHEPPALADLAIPASRIEAPKALADLASGDLADRVAHGHGQAFRDVVRALLGRIAHVPDLVVRPRTEGEVIDILDWCADAGIAVIPFGGGTSVVGGVEPRGVDDYPGVVSLDLGGLNRVLEVDRVSRAARIQAGMLGPALEQGLRPHGLTLRHFPQSFEFSTLGGWLATRAGGHYATVYTHIDDMVESLRVVTPVGISQSRRLPGSGAGPSPDRMFLGSEGILGVITEAWLRVQERPRWRAGASVLFADYTAAVTATRTIAQAGLFPANCRLLDPVEAFLNAGTASAGGVLVLGFESADHPVDEAMSRALRICRDHGGTVPDGVRATDAEHEAGNAAAGAADTWRSSFLRMPYQRDALAAQSMIVETFETACTWDRFDELRAAVQAAATAAFATLRVTGVVSCRFTHVYPDGPAPYFGIYAAGTWGRTVEQWDEIKAAVSQALSDAGGTITHHHAVGRDHRPWYDRQRPEPFAVALRAAKAALDPAGILNPGVLLAPAAR
- a CDS encoding TetR/AcrR family transcriptional regulator, producing the protein MSPAGTKGVPRERRVQQILDLATAEFGRRGYANASIAEIAAAAGVSKPLIYTYFGSRDGLHAACVHHAGERLVTAVAAAQSIPGASDKALATLTAIFTALDGRTHTWHLLYDPTLPRPSTAFDTARHYQNALNAMGSEGVTQVLTQAGLTTPADHSLALSLWFSIVSTTITWWTDHPEHTPHDMTTRCTRIFTALRQPPSTPA
- a CDS encoding acyl-CoA dehydrogenase family protein, giving the protein MHISFNEGQHRLRKRLRAYFADLVTPEVRDGLRAGPGGEHGDGRVYKEVVRQLGRDGWLVLGWPEEHGGQGRSMLDQLIFLDEAAAAGVPLPYLTVNTVGPTIRRYGTPAQREFFLPRIARGELHFSIGYSEPSAGTDLAALRTRAVRDGDDYLVNGEKMWTSLIEYADYIWLAARTDPTAGKHAGLSILIVPTSAPGFSWTKVHTMAGVGTSATYYSDVRVPATALVGAENQGWSLITNQLNHERVALASAAPLRESLRQVTAWARGTVQPDGSRVMDAEWVRLHLARVHAHAEYLKLRNWRTAWAADRGELGPADASATKVFGTEFATEGYRLLMEVLGAESVIRTDSPGALLHGRIERLHRAALILTFGGGVNEVQRDIIAKTALGLPVTR
- a CDS encoding acyl-CoA dehydrogenase family protein, producing the protein MDFEDTEAQRELAGLARDLLGDWARQHPEPEDSGFDPTLWRRMAGAGLLEAALPDGVGGGGYGLLEQCALLVEIGRTLAPAPYSGSIAVGAATLAEFGDDELVARWVSPLLSGEATLAPALAREFVAFEADRTAEGWRISGAQSAVADAAFADGFLVEARCGANSVLLLIGRETAGLTVTAQHVVDGTDAALLELRDVSVPAANALTTPGAAAFAARRATLAVCARQLGILARALEMTCEYACTRTQFGKPIGSFQAVRQRLADAYIDVEGVRLTLWQAAWREAHGLAADLEIAVAKFWAAQAGHRVAHTGVHVHASTGIYLDYPMQRYFTAAKRAEFESGAATAQLLRVGMGLDSGVDERGDAA